One window of Desulfobacca acetoxidans DSM 11109 genomic DNA carries:
- a CDS encoding DUF5320 domain-containing protein: MPGFDGTGPRGQGPGTGWGMGPCGTGFRRGYGGGFGRGFRGSRSRWGGWGRPRWGWGAWEGGYATPESEAQALKQEESYLQSELEAIKRRLSEIEGA, from the coding sequence ATGCCAGGTTTCGACGGTACTGGACCGAGAGGTCAGGGACCGGGGACCGGTTGGGGTATGGGGCCCTGTGGCACCGGTTTCCGAAGAGGCTATGGCGGCGGTTTCGGCCGCGGTTTTCGAGGTTCTCGCTCCCGTTGGGGCGGTTGGGGCCGTCCTCGTTGGGGTTGGGGTGCCTGGGAAGGCGGCTACGCCACTCCTGAGAGTGAGGCCCAGGCCTTGAAACAGGAGGAATCCTATCTCCAGAGCGAGCTGGAGGCTATCAAGCGGCGCCTGAGCGAAATTGAAGGTGCTTGA
- a CDS encoding enoyl-CoA hydratase/isomerase family protein: MEFSTILVEQRDQLGFITLNRPEKMNTFSSQLARELNDGLRLLDQDEAVRVIIVKGAGKAFSTGIDIAEFHGKSTTEYQEWIELMDEMHLTVASLAKPVIAMVHGYAVANGAGLLFAADFAFVAEGTKIGTTAINVGLLCTGPVIPISYGLGKKKVLEMLLSGEMIDAAEAERLGMVNKVVPLDRLEAETLKFAQKLLAKSPLAVKMGKHFYYQMVDMPFNQRFNYSSEVFARLCTSEDAKEGVDAFLNKRKPVWRGK; the protein is encoded by the coding sequence ATGGAATTTTCCACCATTCTTGTGGAGCAGCGGGATCAGTTGGGGTTTATTACCTTAAACCGGCCGGAGAAAATGAATACCTTCAGCAGTCAATTGGCGAGAGAGCTCAATGACGGACTGCGTCTTTTGGATCAGGACGAGGCTGTGCGAGTGATCATCGTCAAGGGAGCGGGCAAGGCGTTCTCCACCGGCATCGATATAGCGGAATTCCACGGCAAGAGTACCACGGAATACCAGGAGTGGATCGAACTCATGGATGAGATGCATCTGACCGTCGCCTCACTGGCCAAACCGGTTATCGCTATGGTGCACGGTTATGCGGTAGCCAATGGGGCGGGACTGCTGTTTGCGGCGGACTTCGCCTTTGTGGCCGAGGGTACGAAGATCGGCACCACGGCCATTAACGTCGGTCTGCTCTGTACCGGTCCGGTGATTCCGATCAGCTATGGTCTAGGCAAGAAAAAAGTTCTGGAAATGCTATTGAGTGGTGAGATGATCGACGCGGCGGAAGCCGAGAGGTTGGGAATGGTGAACAAGGTTGTGCCCCTGGACCGGCTCGAGGCAGAAACCTTGAAATTTGCCCAAAAACTTCTGGCCAAAAGCCCGCTGGCGGTCAAGATGGGCAAACACTTTTACTATCAGATGGTGGATATGCCTTTTAATCAGCGGTTCAATTATAGCAGCGAGGTATTTGCCCGGCTGTGCACCTCGGAGGATGCCAAAGAAGGGGTGGATGCCTTTTTGAACAAACGCAAACCGGTCTGGCGTGGAAAGTAA
- a CDS encoding sensor histidine kinase: MEKKLLPLGLSDWSHFIIQSIADGVITVNGEMRITDLNRAGEKITGYSRAEALGKYCGDILRSSMCGRDCPLKQAMISGEAVSREAVLHNRLDQKIEVMLTASALRDDHGNLLGGVETFRDNAPFKLMEKERRQLAGMFAHDLKGPVVGVAGLLNRLRQGKVGELNEQQQAFLETIYQEILRLEKLISNFLDFVRLDLHILKPLASAIQVEAECLAVINRSRPMAEAKGVDLQLAFPQEVIILNADAVLLQRALGNLVENAIKYSPPQSQVILKVQDLGKEIQFVVQDQGPGIDPDDLPHLFDLLYRGKDSGQESGLGLGLAIVKRIIEAHNGRLWVKSELGQGASFFFNLPKANFV, encoded by the coding sequence ATGGAAAAGAAGCTATTGCCCTTAGGGCTGTCTGACTGGTCGCATTTCATTATCCAGAGTATAGCTGATGGGGTTATCACGGTGAACGGAGAGATGCGGATTACCGATCTCAACCGGGCTGGAGAAAAAATTACCGGATACTCTCGGGCCGAGGCCCTCGGGAAGTATTGCGGCGATATCTTGCGGAGCAGCATGTGCGGCCGGGATTGCCCTTTAAAACAGGCGATGATCAGTGGTGAGGCAGTATCGCGGGAGGCGGTGCTGCACAATCGCCTGGATCAAAAAATTGAGGTGATGCTGACTGCTTCGGCTTTGCGGGACGACCATGGAAACCTTTTGGGAGGAGTAGAGACCTTTCGCGATAATGCTCCATTCAAACTTATGGAGAAAGAACGCCGCCAACTGGCGGGGATGTTTGCCCATGACCTTAAGGGTCCGGTGGTGGGAGTGGCAGGACTGTTGAATCGCCTCCGCCAGGGAAAGGTAGGGGAACTCAACGAACAACAGCAGGCTTTTCTGGAGACCATCTACCAGGAGATCCTGCGGTTGGAGAAGCTGATCAGCAATTTCCTGGATTTTGTCAGACTCGACCTGCATATTTTGAAGCCCCTGGCAAGCGCCATTCAGGTAGAAGCAGAGTGTCTGGCGGTGATCAACCGGTCCCGTCCCATGGCGGAAGCCAAAGGAGTCGATCTGCAGTTGGCATTTCCCCAGGAAGTCATTATCTTGAATGCCGATGCCGTTCTGCTGCAGCGGGCCTTGGGGAACCTGGTGGAAAATGCCATCAAATACTCCCCGCCACAGAGCCAGGTCATCTTAAAGGTGCAGGATTTGGGTAAGGAGATCCAATTTGTTGTCCAAGACCAGGGGCCGGGCATTGACCCCGATGACCTGCCGCACCTCTTTGACCTCCTCTACCGCGGCAAAGACTCGGGACAGGAGAGCGGCCTCGGTCTCGGTCTGGCCATTGTCAAGCGCATTATTGAAGCGCACAACGGCCGGTTATGGGTGAAAAGTGAATTAGGCCAAGGGGCCTCTTTCTTTTTTAATCTTCCCAAAGCCAACTTTGTCTAA
- a CDS encoding response regulator: MKRILVVDDEEPIRSYLKEELTEAGYEVLVAASAPEALKIIEHQDLNLVILDIRMPGMTGVEALPRILGLKEHLPVILNTAYSQYQQDFMAWAANAYVIKSFDLTELKEKIRELIT, encoded by the coding sequence ATGAAAAGAATTCTGGTGGTGGATGACGAGGAGCCTATCCGCAGTTATCTTAAGGAAGAACTAACCGAAGCGGGTTATGAGGTGCTTGTGGCTGCCAGTGCTCCGGAGGCCTTGAAAATCATTGAGCACCAGGATCTCAACCTGGTGATTCTGGATATCCGGATGCCGGGGATGACCGGAGTGGAGGCGCTCCCGCGTATTCTGGGACTGAAGGAGCATTTGCCGGTGATTCTCAACACTGCTTATTCCCAGTATCAACAGGATTTTATGGCCTGGGCGGCCAACGCCTATGTCATCAAATCCTTTGATCTGACCGAATTAAAGGAGAAGATTCGGGAACTCATTACCTAA
- the glgC gene encoding glucose-1-phosphate adenylyltransferase, whose amino-acid sequence MDRLRKLTTLIMAGGRGERLFPLTREKAKPAVTFGGIYKIIDFTLSNCINSGIRQIYVLTQYGSFSLDHHLRMAWEVVNPEMGEYIYSIPPQQVTVNRWYRGTADSIYQNISILQSERPDYVLILSGDHVYKMNYMEMLNYHIDKRADMTAASVEFPRLESTGFGILHVDEDNRIINFLEKPKDPPGLPGNPDVSLANMGIYIFKTEVLVQEVIRDARLPESDHDFGKNIIPSMVQRAMRVYSYSFRDENKKEVHYWRDIGRIDAFYDANMDLVTIDPVFNLYDPDWPIRTYQRQCPPAKTIFGGDPGHIQAGLAEDTLISNGCIISGATVKRSILSPNVRVDYYAEVCDSILFDDVHIGARARVRRAIIEEGVTVPPGFSIGYDREADVRRFPVSESGVVIVPNNIDLRVE is encoded by the coding sequence ATGGATAGACTACGCAAACTGACAACGTTGATTATGGCAGGAGGACGGGGAGAGCGTCTCTTTCCGCTGACCCGAGAGAAGGCCAAACCGGCGGTGACGTTCGGCGGCATCTATAAAATCATCGACTTTACCCTGTCCAACTGCATCAACTCCGGTATCCGGCAGATTTATGTCCTGACCCAATACGGCAGTTTTTCGCTGGACCATCACCTGCGTATGGCCTGGGAGGTGGTGAATCCGGAGATGGGAGAATATATCTACAGCATCCCACCTCAACAGGTGACGGTAAATCGGTGGTATCGGGGCACGGCCGACTCTATCTATCAAAATATCAGCATCCTGCAAAGCGAGCGGCCGGACTACGTCCTGATCCTCTCCGGGGATCATGTCTACAAGATGAACTATATGGAGATGTTGAATTACCACATCGACAAGCGGGCGGATATGACGGCGGCCAGCGTAGAATTTCCGCGGCTTGAATCCACCGGATTCGGCATCTTGCACGTAGACGAGGACAACCGCATCATCAACTTTTTGGAAAAGCCCAAAGATCCACCGGGCCTTCCCGGCAATCCGGATGTCTCTCTGGCCAACATGGGGATTTATATCTTTAAGACGGAAGTGTTGGTGCAGGAGGTTATTAGAGACGCTCGGCTGCCCGAAAGTGACCATGATTTCGGCAAGAACATCATTCCTTCCATGGTTCAGCGCGCCATGCGGGTTTACTCTTATAGTTTCCGGGACGAAAATAAAAAAGAGGTACACTATTGGCGTGATATCGGCCGCATCGATGCCTTTTATGATGCCAATATGGACCTGGTAACGATCGATCCGGTGTTTAATCTGTACGACCCGGATTGGCCTATTCGCACCTATCAACGCCAGTGCCCGCCGGCCAAGACCATCTTTGGAGGCGACCCCGGCCACATTCAGGCGGGATTGGCGGAGGACACCCTCATCTCAAACGGCTGTATTATCAGTGGCGCTACAGTGAAGCGCAGCATCCTGTCTCCTAATGTCAGGGTCGATTACTATGCCGAGGTGTGCGACAGCATCCTTTTTGATGACGTCCATATCGGGGCACGGGCCAGGGTGCGGCGGGCGATCATCGAAGAAGGGGTCACAGTTCCGCCAGGTTTCAGTATCGGCTATGACCGGGAGGCGGATGTCCGCCGCTTTCCGGTCAGCGAAAGCGGGGTGGTCATCGTGCCCAACAATATCGATCTGAGGGTCGAATAA
- the cobC gene encoding alpha-ribazole phosphatase: MRLRALAAKGLLTATRLYLVRHGQVADGCTDVYNGHNDVDLSLAGVRQCQALAEYLQDVQLAGIYSSDLTRTRRGAEMICRGRNLEVEVCPEFRELNFGIWEGLSFQEIMERHPSELRQRFNDLANFRIAGGESLTDMQTRVIPRLEELLARHAGQALLIVAHAGVNRVILSQAMGLSLHRVFHLDQAYAGLNIIDYYPDLAVVRLLNGIFYPSS; the protein is encoded by the coding sequence ATGCGGTTGCGGGCCTTGGCCGCCAAAGGGTTGCTTACCGCTACCCGGCTCTATCTGGTCCGGCATGGCCAGGTAGCGGATGGCTGTACGGATGTCTATAATGGCCACAATGATGTCGATCTGAGTCTTGCCGGTGTCAGACAGTGTCAGGCCCTGGCAGAATATCTACAAGACGTTCAGCTTGCCGGAATCTATAGCTCGGACCTGACCCGCACCCGGAGGGGAGCGGAAATGATCTGCCGGGGGCGGAACCTCGAAGTGGAGGTTTGTCCCGAGTTTCGGGAGCTGAACTTCGGCATTTGGGAGGGGTTAAGTTTTCAGGAGATCATGGAACGCCATCCCAGCGAGTTACGGCAACGTTTTAACGATCTGGCCAACTTCCGTATTGCAGGCGGCGAGAGCCTGACTGATATGCAGACTCGGGTGATACCCCGGCTGGAAGAGCTGCTTGCCCGTCATGCCGGGCAGGCCCTTCTCATCGTGGCCCATGCCGGCGTCAATCGGGTGATACTGAGTCAAGCCATGGGGTTGAGCCTACACCGGGTCTTTCATCTGGATCAGGCCTACGCCGGGCTGAATATTATTGATTACTATCCTGACCTGGCTGTGGTCCGGCTCCTGAACGGCATTTTCTATCCATCCTCCTGA
- a CDS encoding arsenate reductase ArsC, translating to MKKVLFLCTENSCRSQMAEGIINYYLSGEIQAFSAGVRASRVNPRAIQVMAEIGINISNQRSKSLDEFRDDRFDLAVTLCDQAQKECPIFLAADRLIHVGFPDPAQATGPEAEIMTEFRRVRDAIRQQMVPLLRKELLESGTERHDGLKKTS from the coding sequence ATGAAAAAAGTCCTATTCCTGTGCACGGAAAATTCCTGCCGCAGCCAGATGGCAGAGGGAATAATCAATTACTATCTCAGCGGAGAAATCCAGGCCTTTTCGGCCGGGGTGCGAGCCAGCCGGGTAAATCCCCGGGCCATTCAGGTGATGGCTGAAATCGGCATTAATATCAGCAACCAGCGCTCAAAATCCTTGGATGAGTTTCGGGACGACCGGTTTGATCTGGCCGTCACCCTCTGCGATCAGGCCCAAAAAGAGTGTCCTATATTTCTCGCCGCCGACCGTCTCATCCACGTGGGCTTTCCCGATCCGGCTCAAGCCACCGGCCCGGAAGCGGAAATTATGACCGAGTTTAGAAGGGTACGAGATGCCATCCGCCAACAGATGGTGCCTCTGCTGAGGAAAGAACTACTGGAAAGCGGAACGGAGCGCCATGACGGGCTGAAAAAAACATCTTAA
- a CDS encoding thioredoxin family protein, with amino-acid sequence MKIEVLGPGCPKCEQLAENVQQAVRELELNIEVNKVKDFKTIASYGVMITPALVVDGELKVVGKVPSVAAIKKIIT; translated from the coding sequence ATGAAAATCGAAGTTTTGGGGCCGGGTTGCCCCAAGTGTGAACAACTGGCGGAAAATGTCCAGCAAGCTGTAAGAGAACTAGAATTAAATATCGAAGTCAACAAAGTCAAAGACTTTAAAACCATTGCCTCTTATGGAGTTATGATCACTCCGGCCCTGGTGGTGGACGGCGAGCTCAAGGTCGTCGGGAAGGTCCCCAGCGTAGCGGCAATCAAGAAGATAATTACCTGA
- a CDS encoding cytochrome c biogenesis CcdA family protein produces the protein MDLSGYLTQVMQTRPILAYGASYLGGMLATASPCILASIPLVIGFVGGYAGENKKRAFFYSLTFVLGLAFIMALLGAMASLMGTMFGMHGPVWNFILAGVLIIMGLHLAGVIHLKLETSQKLIPQRTGLLGAFILGLLFGTVLSPCASPVLAVILTLAAVQQKVVYGSSLLFAYALGQGTLIILAGTFTGVLESFLASKGSNLGVSIQRTAGGLLFLAGMYVFYQGIRIWL, from the coding sequence ATGGATCTATCCGGTTACTTGACTCAGGTTATGCAAACCCGGCCAATCCTGGCCTATGGGGCCTCTTACCTGGGGGGCATGTTGGCAACTGCCAGTCCCTGCATCCTGGCCAGCATCCCCTTGGTCATCGGATTTGTGGGGGGGTATGCAGGGGAAAATAAAAAACGGGCTTTTTTCTATTCCCTGACCTTTGTCCTCGGATTGGCTTTTATCATGGCCCTCCTGGGGGCTATGGCCTCGCTGATGGGCACCATGTTCGGCATGCATGGGCCCGTCTGGAATTTCATCCTGGCCGGGGTACTCATCATCATGGGCCTGCATCTGGCCGGGGTAATACACCTGAAATTAGAGACCTCTCAAAAACTTATCCCGCAACGCACGGGCCTGCTGGGAGCCTTCATTTTAGGTCTGCTTTTTGGCACAGTGCTCTCTCCCTGTGCCAGTCCAGTATTGGCGGTTATCCTGACTCTGGCAGCGGTCCAACAAAAAGTCGTGTATGGCAGTTCCCTCCTGTTCGCCTATGCCCTGGGACAGGGGACTCTCATTATCCTGGCCGGGACCTTCACAGGAGTATTGGAAAGCTTCCTGGCCTCGAAAGGCTCGAATCTTGGCGTTTCCATACAGCGTACTGCTGGCGGCCTCCTTTTTCTAGCCGGCATGTATGTGTTCTACCAAGGAATTAGAATCTGGCTCTAG
- a CDS encoding thioredoxin family protein, which produces MNFSERMPAMLPIMKNCFRSVLIFSLFLMIPIMPVHGQETSSVPSKPALYDFGLGRCPSCKEMERILTAIRNRYGSQLEIRLLYADKEKELFEKYKIVAVPTQVFLDASGKEVDRHIGPLPESSLIKKLNDLNFISN; this is translated from the coding sequence GTGAATTTTTCTGAAAGGATGCCAGCTATGCTACCCATTATGAAAAATTGTTTCAGATCAGTATTAATTTTCAGTCTGTTCCTGATGATTCCAATCATGCCGGTCCACGGCCAAGAGACTTCATCCGTCCCTAGCAAACCCGCTCTCTACGACTTCGGCCTGGGCAGGTGCCCATCTTGTAAAGAAATGGAACGAATTCTGACTGCCATTAGAAACAGGTACGGCAGTCAGTTGGAAATTCGGCTGTTATATGCAGACAAGGAAAAAGAACTTTTTGAAAAATATAAAATTGTCGCGGTGCCCACCCAGGTCTTCCTGGATGCCTCGGGCAAAGAAGTAGACCGCCATATCGGCCCCCTGCCCGAGAGCTCTCTTATAAAAAAACTCAACGATTTGAACTTTATCTCAAACTAG
- a CDS encoding permease: MNHSVNEKCACLAPESAAVARHRLPVKSVLLILSLAPWWPLYSQLLPFSQWLTYNLLGLAPQTHMGEAVAFFFYDTPKVFMLLVLVVFGVGLIRSFFTPERTRAILAGKREILGNILAALLGVATPFCTCSAVPLFIGFVEAGIPLGVTFAFLISAPMVNEIALALLFGMFGWRIALIYLATGLIIAMVSGWVIGRLHLERQVEDWVYEIRVEKTATMPELNWSGRLDYAGRAVRDIVGKVWPYLVVGIAVGAGIHGYVPEGMMASIMGNDAWWSIPLAVLIGVPIYSNAAGIIPVVQALLGKGAALGTVLAFMMSVIGLSLPEVIILRRVLKPQLIGVFVGVVALGIIIVGFVFNAVF; encoded by the coding sequence ATGAACCACTCAGTCAACGAAAAGTGCGCCTGTCTGGCTCCCGAGTCAGCAGCAGTTGCAAGGCATCGATTGCCCGTCAAGTCTGTTCTACTGATCCTGTCCTTGGCGCCCTGGTGGCCCCTTTACTCTCAACTCCTGCCCTTCTCCCAGTGGCTGACCTACAATCTCCTGGGTCTCGCCCCGCAAACCCATATGGGAGAAGCCGTAGCCTTTTTTTTCTATGACACCCCCAAGGTCTTTATGCTGCTGGTCCTGGTAGTGTTTGGCGTCGGCCTCATCCGGTCTTTCTTCACCCCGGAACGCACCCGTGCCATTCTGGCCGGGAAACGGGAAATCCTCGGCAACATTCTGGCCGCTTTGTTGGGCGTCGCCACGCCTTTCTGCACCTGTTCCGCCGTACCCTTGTTTATCGGGTTTGTGGAGGCCGGCATCCCTCTCGGGGTAACCTTTGCTTTTTTAATCTCTGCCCCGATGGTCAACGAAATCGCCCTGGCCCTGCTTTTTGGCATGTTCGGATGGCGCATAGCCCTTATATACCTCGCCACGGGTCTGATCATCGCCATGGTCTCCGGGTGGGTCATCGGCCGTTTGCATCTGGAGCGCCAGGTAGAGGATTGGGTATATGAAATTAGGGTAGAAAAGACCGCGACCATGCCTGAACTAAATTGGTCCGGTCGATTGGATTACGCCGGTCGCGCCGTACGGGATATTGTCGGCAAGGTCTGGCCCTATCTTGTCGTGGGCATCGCCGTAGGTGCCGGTATTCACGGTTATGTTCCCGAAGGCATGATGGCATCTATCATGGGAAATGACGCCTGGTGGTCGATACCCCTGGCGGTCCTCATCGGGGTGCCCATCTACTCCAATGCCGCCGGCATCATCCCGGTAGTACAGGCATTATTAGGTAAGGGCGCCGCTTTGGGAACCGTATTGGCCTTCATGATGTCGGTTATCGGTTTGTCCCTGCCCGAAGTTATCATCCTGCGTCGGGTGTTAAAGCCCCAGCTTATTGGAGTGTTTGTAGGCGTAGTAGCCTTGGGAATTATCATCGTCGGCTTTGTCTTCAATGCCGTATTCTAA
- a CDS encoding ArsR/SmtB family transcription factor: MKHTVDLFKSLADETRLKILWLLINREELCVCDIMKTLNITQSKASRHLRYLYHLGWVSDRREGLWMYYRLSVPQGSYAAKLLQMLAAEMATRTEARNLLERLESWLHTKGQMNLQGKPTCICDVAVETT, from the coding sequence ATGAAACATACAGTCGATCTCTTCAAATCGCTGGCCGATGAAACCCGCCTGAAAATTCTCTGGCTTCTGATAAACCGTGAGGAATTGTGCGTCTGTGATATTATGAAAACCCTGAACATTACCCAGTCCAAGGCTTCCCGCCATCTCCGTTACCTCTACCACCTGGGTTGGGTCAGCGATCGCCGGGAAGGCCTATGGATGTACTATCGCCTTTCGGTCCCGCAAGGGAGCTACGCGGCTAAACTGCTGCAAATGCTGGCCGCCGAAATGGCCACTCGGACCGAAGCCCGAAATCTGCTCGAACGCCTGGAATCCTGGCTGCACACCAAAGGTCAGATGAATCTTCAGGGAAAACCGACGTGCATCTGTGACGTTGCCGTGGAGACCACCTGA
- a CDS encoding M20 family metallo-hydrolase produces the protein MKSDTNFPRIKQLIAGYRDDMISLQRELVRRVAVGPDNDGPGETEKAHFLTAELQKLGLTVTDYPAPDDRVSGGQRPNLVALLPGQSSKKVWVLSHLDVVPVGDLNLWHTDPFSLHVAGELLYGRGVEDDHHGIVTSFFAARAFLEAGITPARTIGLALVSDEETGSQKGLAYLLDKHPELFSTDDLIIVPDAGNQEGTLIEIAEKSILWLRLEVKGRQCHASKPELGINTLRASAHFIVALEALEQEFNAVEPFFDPPHSTFEATKKEANVQNINTIPGLDVFYLDCRVLPVYHLTRIIAKVKEIAHDIERRFGVAIAIDVVQQVQSPPATPPDAPVVQVLTQAVQAVYQRQAKPQGIGGNTVAAFFRRMGLPAAVWMTDAFTAHQPNECVNVNHLIGDCQVFAHVFLNAD, from the coding sequence ATGAAATCTGATACAAATTTCCCCCGTATAAAACAACTCATCGCCGGCTACCGGGATGACATGATATCACTGCAACGAGAACTTGTCCGGCGGGTGGCCGTGGGTCCGGACAACGACGGCCCCGGCGAAACCGAGAAAGCCCACTTCCTAACCGCCGAACTGCAAAAGTTGGGCCTCACCGTCACCGACTACCCGGCCCCCGATGACCGGGTGTCGGGTGGTCAGCGCCCTAATCTAGTGGCCCTGTTGCCGGGGCAAAGTTCGAAAAAGGTCTGGGTCTTAAGCCACCTGGACGTGGTGCCGGTGGGTGACCTGAACCTCTGGCACACCGATCCCTTTTCCCTTCACGTGGCGGGAGAGTTGCTCTATGGGCGCGGCGTCGAGGATGACCACCACGGCATTGTGACGTCTTTCTTTGCGGCTCGGGCTTTCCTTGAGGCCGGGATCACGCCGGCGCGCACCATCGGCCTGGCGCTCGTATCCGACGAGGAAACCGGCAGCCAGAAAGGCCTGGCCTATCTCTTGGATAAACACCCGGAGCTCTTTTCAACCGATGATCTGATCATCGTCCCCGACGCCGGGAACCAGGAGGGCACCCTCATTGAAATCGCCGAAAAAAGTATCCTATGGCTGCGCCTGGAAGTCAAAGGCCGCCAATGCCACGCCAGCAAACCCGAGCTAGGCATCAATACCCTGAGGGCCAGTGCCCATTTTATCGTCGCCTTGGAGGCCTTGGAACAGGAATTTAATGCTGTCGAGCCGTTCTTTGATCCTCCCCACAGCACCTTCGAGGCCACCAAAAAAGAGGCCAATGTTCAAAATATCAACACCATCCCCGGATTGGATGTCTTCTATCTGGACTGCCGGGTGCTGCCTGTCTATCACCTGACCCGAATAATCGCCAAGGTTAAAGAAATTGCCCACGACATCGAGCGGCGCTTTGGAGTTGCTATCGCCATTGATGTGGTCCAGCAGGTCCAGAGCCCCCCGGCCACTCCCCCGGATGCCCCCGTGGTACAGGTCCTGACTCAAGCCGTCCAGGCGGTTTATCAACGCCAGGCCAAGCCCCAGGGCATAGGCGGCAATACCGTGGCCGCCTTTTTCCGCCGAATGGGACTGCCTGCGGCAGTATGGATGACCGATGCCTTCACCGCCCACCAGCCCAACGAATGCGTCAATGTCAACCATCTCATCGGCGATTGCCAGGTCTTCGCCCATGTCTTCTTAAACGCCGATTAA